A genome region from Pseudomonas anguilliseptica includes the following:
- a CDS encoding DMT family transporter yields MRSSVRIALAGLLLATLCWSGNALVARAFAGEIPPFALSFWRWSLALVLLLPFVAKPLWQHRAALRAAGWRLLVLAGIGIAGYNSLLYAAAQTTAAINITLVNTCLPLMTFIGAGLLLGEWPHRRAWWGMAVAAGGLLVLISKGSWASLSGLAFNRGDLIMLLAVADWALYSLLLRRWSAHLPPIPPLALLGVLMLLGVPLILPFYLYELAQGAHFSVTPHNLAAIGYTAIFASLLAYLAWNHAIRILGAAKAALSNYLMPVFTAVLGWLLLGEGLQSYHWLGATLIFTGLLLGTYGAVKMR; encoded by the coding sequence ATGCGATCCTCCGTGCGTATCGCGCTGGCCGGTTTGCTGCTGGCGACGCTGTGCTGGTCCGGCAATGCCCTGGTGGCACGGGCGTTTGCCGGCGAAATCCCGCCGTTTGCCCTGTCATTCTGGCGCTGGAGCCTGGCGCTAGTTCTGTTGCTGCCCTTCGTGGCCAAGCCGCTGTGGCAGCACCGCGCAGCATTGCGTGCGGCCGGCTGGCGTTTGCTGGTGCTCGCCGGCATCGGTATCGCGGGCTACAACAGCCTGCTCTACGCCGCCGCGCAAACCACCGCAGCGATCAATATCACCCTGGTCAACACCTGCCTGCCGTTGATGACCTTTATCGGCGCCGGCCTGCTGCTCGGCGAGTGGCCGCACCGGCGCGCCTGGTGGGGTATGGCTGTGGCCGCAGGCGGACTGCTGGTGCTGATCAGCAAAGGCAGCTGGGCCAGCCTCAGCGGTTTGGCGTTCAATCGGGGCGACCTGATCATGCTGCTGGCAGTGGCCGACTGGGCTCTCTACTCATTGCTGCTACGGCGCTGGTCGGCTCACCTGCCGCCGATTCCGCCACTGGCCCTGCTTGGCGTGCTGATGCTGCTGGGCGTACCGCTGATTCTGCCGTTCTACTTGTATGAACTGGCCCAGGGCGCACACTTCAGCGTGACGCCGCACAACCTGGCTGCCATCGGCTATACCGCCATCTTCGCCTCACTGCTCGCTTATCTGGCCTGGAACCATGCCATCCGCATACTCGGCGCTGCCAAGGCGGCACTTTCAAACTACTTGATGCCGGTATTTACCGCCGTATTGGGTTGGCTGCTGTTGGGGGAGGGCTTGCAGTCTTATCACTGGCTTGGCGCAACGCTGATCTTTACCGGCCTACTCCTTGGTACGTACGGCGCAGTTAAGATGCGTTAA
- a CDS encoding helix-turn-helix domain-containing protein, translating into MTTQHLEQPPFDVSFDLDGKRVVYLDCRNALFCSLDIFAAMVGVTQDTVKSWVQAGTVPSVKIGRPRLVNLAAIRSDLAKGKTIFAQGDYSDE; encoded by the coding sequence ATGACAACGCAGCATTTGGAGCAACCGCCGTTCGATGTGAGTTTTGACCTCGATGGCAAGCGTGTCGTGTATCTGGACTGTCGCAATGCTTTGTTTTGCAGCCTGGATATTTTCGCCGCCATGGTTGGCGTCACCCAGGACACTGTTAAATCTTGGGTGCAGGCTGGCACCGTCCCTAGCGTCAAGATTGGCCGTCCTCGCCTCGTCAATCTAGCTGCCATTCGTTCTGATCTTGCCAAAGGCAAAACCATCTTTGCTCAGGGGGATTACAGCGATGAGTAA
- the pflM gene encoding lysogeny maintenance protein PflM, with product MTPSRYSNLQHAENCDCSVCWSKIEMAKPDPCPSTPCDQCRPAFARPVRTLKMRLVAGAWTPLLSQWEITPAFTCAKHTPSDRPPKYWSVVANIGKPVPFVPLHEPFELTG from the coding sequence ATGACGCCATCCAGATACAGCAACCTGCAGCACGCCGAGAACTGCGACTGCTCTGTCTGCTGGTCAAAGATCGAGATGGCCAAGCCCGATCCTTGCCCGTCCACACCCTGCGACCAATGCCGCCCCGCGTTTGCCCGACCCGTACGCACACTCAAAATGCGCCTCGTCGCTGGTGCCTGGACGCCCTTGCTGTCCCAGTGGGAAATAACACCGGCCTTTACCTGCGCGAAACACACGCCAAGCGACCGCCCGCCCAAGTATTGGAGCGTTGTGGCCAACATCGGCAAGCCGGTGCCTTTCGTCCCGCTGCACGAACCTTTCGAGCTGACGGGGTGA
- the can gene encoding carbonate dehydratase — protein sequence MSDLQHLFDNNARWAEAIKEEDPEFFAKLAQQQVPEYLWIGCSDARVPANEIVGLLPGDLFVHRNVANVVLHTDLNCLSVIQYAVDVLKVKHILVTGHYGCGGVRASMQDTQFGLIDGWLRSIRDLYYEHREYLAQLPSEEEQVDRLCELNVIQQVANVSHTTIVQNAWHRGQPLAVHGCIYGIKDGRWKNLNVTVSGMEQLPPQYRLRPLGQS from the coding sequence ATGAGCGATCTACAGCACCTCTTCGACAACAACGCGCGTTGGGCCGAAGCGATCAAGGAAGAAGATCCCGAGTTCTTCGCCAAGCTGGCCCAGCAGCAGGTGCCCGAGTACCTGTGGATCGGCTGCTCCGATGCGCGGGTGCCGGCCAACGAGATTGTCGGCCTGTTGCCGGGCGATCTGTTCGTCCATCGCAACGTCGCCAACGTGGTGCTGCACACCGACCTCAACTGCCTGTCGGTGATCCAGTACGCGGTCGATGTGCTCAAGGTCAAACATATCCTGGTCACCGGCCATTACGGCTGCGGCGGCGTGCGCGCATCCATGCAGGACACCCAGTTCGGCCTGATCGACGGCTGGCTGCGCAGCATTCGCGACCTCTACTACGAGCACCGCGAATACCTGGCGCAGTTGCCCAGCGAGGAAGAGCAGGTTGACCGCCTCTGCGAACTCAACGTGATTCAGCAAGTGGCGAACGTCAGCCACACCACCATCGTGCAGAACGCCTGGCATCGTGGCCAACCGCTGGCGGTGCATGGCTGTATCTACGGCATCAAGGATGGCCGCTGGAAGAACCTCAACGTCACTGTCAGCGGCATGGAGCAGCTGCCACCGCAATACCGCCTGCGCCCCCTCGGGCAGAGCTGA